The following are encoded together in the Tripterygium wilfordii isolate XIE 37 chromosome 18, ASM1340144v1, whole genome shotgun sequence genome:
- the LOC119984555 gene encoding trihelix transcription factor ASIL2-like: MATTPTSSSPQETSPLPVNAQLLPVLPAPPQPSSATPSTNPRRLPPPCWSHDETVALIDAYRDKWYTLRRGNLKANHWQEVAEAVARRCPIPSPPKTAVQCRHKMEKLRKRYRTEIQRARSMPVSRFSSSWVHFKRMDAMEKGPSAKPTYNSGSDNENEDDDSDHEDNGNQDYYEDGLFNNSANRVSDNMRSVNKMYRNGAVAGSSSGAAGGGFRLRIPTGVSIAQPAPSKFYAKIDNSYSSIPNPNFNSNNNPNAISGFGARVFREFDDKARNRERERERERGKEKEEKDPIADMVAAVKVLGDGFVRMEQMKMEMAREIETMRMEMEMKRTEMILESQQRLVEAFAKAMSDNKKKSKRMPLPES; this comes from the coding sequence ATGGCTACGACTCCGACGTCATCCTCTCCGCAAGAGACGTCCCCTCTTCCGGTCAACGCTCAACTGCTTCCGGTTCTTCCAGCTCCGCCGCAGCCGTCGTCGGCGACTCCGTCAACGAACCCACGGCGCCTTCCACCGCCTTGCTGGTCCCACGATGAGACCGTGGCACTGATTGATGCCTATCGTGACAAGTGGTACACCCTGCGGCGTGGAAATCTGAAGGCTAACCACTGGCAGGAGGTCGCCGAAGCTGTGGCTCGACGCTGCCCTATTCCTTCGCCTCCCAAGACTGCCGTTCAGTGCCGGCACAAGATGGAGAAGCTGCGTAAGCGGTACCGCACAGAGATCCAGCGTGCGAGATCTATGCCTGTCTCTAGGTTTTCGTCGTCCTGGGTCCACTTCAAGCGTATGGACGCTATGGAGAAGGGTCCATCGGCGAAACCCACTTACAATTCCGGTAGTGATAACGAGAATGAAGACGATGATAGCGATCATGAAGATAATGGCAATCAAGATTACTATGAAGACGGGTTGTTCAATAACAGTGCGAACAGAGTTTCTGATAATATGAGGAGCGTGAACAAGATGTACCGGAATGGTGCTGTCGCCGGCTCTAGCAGTGGAGCTGCTGGAGGTGGGTTTAGGCTCCGAATACCCACTGGTGTGAGTATAGCCCAGCCGGCTCCGTCTAAATTTTATGCAAAAATTGATAACAGCTATAGTTCAATCCCGAACCCTAATTTTAATAGCAACAACAACCCTAATGCTATATCCGGGTTTGGGGCTAGGGTTTTCAGGGAGTTTGATGATAAGGCAAGGAatagggagagggagagggagagggagaggggaaaggagaaggaggagaaggATCCAATTGCTGATATGGTGGCAGCCGTAAAAGTGTTGGGGGATGGGTTTGTGAGGATGGAgcagatgaagatggagatggcaAGGGAGATTGAGACTATGcggatggagatggagatgaagcgAACAGAGATGATTCTCGAATCCCAGCAACGGCTTGTGGAGGCCTTTGCAAAGGCCATGTCTGATAATAAGAAGAAAAGTAAGAGAATGCCTTTGCCGGAGTCTTAA
- the LOC119984309 gene encoding putative wall-associated receptor kinase-like 11 yields MATQLVSLVCVLLMWLVGVSAQASQPRSMATPGCPSKCGNITIPFPFGIGAGCSFNNWFDIDCKEDHQPFLKSTGLEVLSISAEESNIRVNHPIFSDCQVNTRTTFASVDLGESPFEYNGTVNRFTGVGCNNLISMSSYWVESIVAGCVSMCENYEYPLSTTSSCLGINCCQTGIPSLLKAFNVSLSTMRNDSMGAGCRYGFLVDQQWIDSSKSNIWEIVHNMTHVPVLLDWGMNFYFLPINETIPSYNNSTTQCNSTLSRQIPSLMLFQCRCNHGYQGNPYLHEGCQDVDECQSPQHGVCPSPMICENRPGTYICYLSERRKHLILSAIVGGLGLAIFTLSLLWWLHRLLTKRKIKKLKEKNFKRNGGLLLQQQLSSNEVNVDKIRIFNSRELEKATDNFRILGSGGQGFVYKGMLADGKIVAVKKSKLIDERKVKQFINEVVILSQIRHRNVVKLLGCCLETEVPLLVYEFIPNGTLYQYLHSEQNEEFPLTWEMRLQIATDVAGALSYLHSSASLPIYHRDIKSSNILLDERYKAKIADFGASRSIDIDQTHLTTRVQGTFGYLDPEFFQSSHFTEKSDVYSFGVVLVELLTGKKPITSTLEETQGLASLFVISMEDNNVFDILDTQVLGHSSKEQVMAVANLAKRCLNLNGKNRPAMKEVVQHLESFRMSQTGSIILQDNEEQL; encoded by the exons ATGGCTACACAATTGGTTTCTCTGGtatgtgttttgttaatgtggcTTGTTGGTGTATCGGCACAAGCATCACAACCTCGTTCTATGGCAACGCCTGGTTGTCCGTCGAAATGCGGAAACATCACCATACCATTTCCTTTTGGCATTGGAGCAGGTTGTTCATTCAACAACTGGTTCGACATCGATTGCAAAGAAGACCACCAGCCTTTCTTAAAAAGCACTGGCCTGGAGGTTCTCAGTATTTCAGCGGAAGAAAGCAACATTCGCGTAAATCATCCAATATTTTCCGATTGCCAAGTTAATACCAGAACTACTTTCGCAAGTGTAGACTTGGGAGAATCCCCTTTTGAGTACAACGGCACTGTTAATAGATTCACCGGAGTGGGTTGCAACAACTTAATTTCCATGTCGTCGTACTGGGTTGAATCTATTGTTGCAGGTTGCGTGTCAATGTGCGAAAATTATGAATATCCTCTGAGTACTACTTCTAGTTGTTTAGGCATCAACTGCTGCCAGACCGGAATCCCTTCATTACTCAAGGCGTTTAATGTTAGTTTGTCTACAATGAGAAACGACTCCATGGGAGCTGGTTGCAGATATGGTTTTCTGGTAGACCAGCAATGGATTGACTCTTCCAAATCTAATATTTGGGAAATAGTTCATAACATGACACACGTTCCGGTGCTTCTTGATTGGGGGATGAATTTCTATTTTCTGCCAATAAACGAAACGATTCCAAGTTATAATAATTCAACCACCCAATGCAACTCCACTCTCAGCAGACAAATTCCTTCTTTAATGCTCTTTCAATGTCGCTGCAATCACGGCTACCAGGGAAATCCCTATCTTCATGAAGGATGTCAAG ATGTAGATGAATGTCAATCCCCACAACATGGTGTCTGTCCGTCGCCAATGATTTGCGAAAACCGTCCAGGAACTTACATTTGTTACCTCTCCGAGCGCAGAAAACACTTGATTTTATCAGCTATTGTAGGGGGACTTGGGTTAGCAATATTTACCCTCTCTCTGCTGTGGTGGCTACATAGATTACTTACAAAACGAAAGATTAAGAAGCTTAAAGAGAAGAACTTCAAGCGAAATGGAGGTTTACTTTTACAGCAACAACTATCGTCTAATGAAGTCAATGTTGATAAGATCAGAATATTCAATTCGAGAGAGTTAGAGAAGGCTACTGACAACTTCAGAATACTCGGTTCGGGAGGGCAAGGGTTTGTTTACAAGGGAATGCTGGCTGATGGAAAAATAGTGGCGGTGAAGAAGTCGAAATTAATTGATGAAAGAAAGGTGAAACAGTTCATTAACGAGGTTGTCATACTTTCACAAATCCGTCATAGGAATGTGGTTAAGCTATTGGGGTGTTGCCTGGAAACAGAAGTTCCTTTACTGGTTTATGAGTTCATCCCAAATGGGACACTTTATCAGTACTTGCATTCCGAACAGAACGAGGAATTTCCGCTCACTTGGGAAATGCGCTTACAGATTGCCACAGATGTTGCAGGAGCTCTTTCTTACCTTCACTCATCTGCATCTTTACCCATTTACCACAGAGATATCAAGTCTTCAAATATTCTCTTGGATGAGAGGTATAAAGCCAAGATCGCGGATTTTGGTGCTTCAAGATCAATTGACATTGACCAAACTCATCTCACTACTCGAGTACAAGGTACTTTTGGTTACTTGGATCCTGAGTTTTTTCAATCAAGCCATTTCACTGAGAAGAGCGATGTTTATAGTTTTGGGGTAGTTCTTGTTGAACTCCTAACAGGAAAGAAACCAATCACCTCAACATTGGAAGAAACACAAGGTTTAGCTTCGTTATTTGTGATATCAATGGAAGACAATAATGTCTTCGATATTCTGGATACTCAAGTTTTGGGGCATTCTAGCAAGGAACAAGTTATGGCAGTTGCTAACCTTGCAAAAAGATGCTTGAACCTAAATGGGAAGAACAGACCAGCAATGAAAGAGGTCGTGCAACATTTGGAAAGTTTCAGAATGTCACAAACGGGTTCAATCATTCTACAAGATAATGAAGAGCAGCTTTAG
- the LOC119983908 gene encoding cyclin-U4-1-like — translation MAELESPNAMSKLITFLSSQLQRLAESNDLNRKFQPQKISVFHGLTRPSISIQTYLDRILKYANCSPSCFIVAYVYLDRFAQSQPYLPINSFNVHRLLITSVMVAAKFMDDMYYNNAYYAKVGGISTTEMNYLELDFLFGLGFNLNITPNTFYIYCSYLQKEMVMMQPPVTSAGDSSLMRSPKLHLCFNEEESSHQKQQQQEVTV, via the exons ATGGCAGAGCTAGAGAGCCCAAATGCGATGTCCAAATTGATTACATTCCTCTCTTCTCAGCTCCAAAGACTAGCGGAATCGAACGATCTCAACCGTAAATTCCAGCCCCAGAAAATCTCAGTCTTCCATGGCCTAACTAGGCCATCCATATCAATCCAGACCTACCTTGACAGAATCTTAAAGTACGCAAATTGCAGTCCTTCTTGCTTCATTGTTGCCTATGTTTACCTTGATCGGTTCGCTCAGAGTCAACCCTATCTGCCCATCAACTCTTTCAATGTTCATCGATTGCTCATCACAAGTGTCATGGTTGCTGCCAAATTCATGGATGATAT GTATTATAATAATGCCTACTATGCAAAAGTTGGAGGAATCAGCACAACAGAGATGAACTATCTTGAACTAGATTTCTTGTTTGGGCTAGGCTTCAACTTAAATATTACTCCAAACACATTCTACATCTACTGTTCCTACCTCCAAAAAGAGATGGTGATGATGCAACCTCCTGTCACTTCAGCTGGAGACTCTTCTCTAATGAGATCACCAAAACTACACTTGTGTTTCAATGAAGAAGAATCCTCCCATCAAAAGCAGCAACAACAAGAAGTAACAGTTTAA
- the LOC119984332 gene encoding pentatricopeptide repeat-containing protein At1g02150, with product MLLQPSLHHHTKVSLSSTQAYSIIPRFNRPKTLSFRKSQVTVTCSISQIHSYGTMDYERRPAIKWNAVYKRISLMEKPELGAASVLNQWEKEGQMLSKWELCRVVKELRKYKRHEHALEVYEWMNNRGERFRFSSSDAAIQLDLIAKVHGVSSAEDFFTRLHDSLKDKRIYGALLNAYVRATIREKAESLFDDMRSKGYATHHLPFNVMMTLYMNLKEHDKVESIVSEMMQKNIQLDTYSYNIWLSSCGSQGSAERMEHVFEQMKQDRTINPNWTTFSTMATVYIKLGQLDKALDCLKKVESRITGRDRIPYHYLLSLYGSVGNKDEIYRVWNIYKTIFLSVPNMGYHGMISSLIRVGDAEGAEKIYEEWLAVKSAFDPRIANLLMSWHVKDGNLDRAESIFNEMLEMGGKPNSITWEILAEGHTGERRISEALSCWKEAYAAVGSNKWKAKPASIAAFFKLCEDEADMESKEALVELMRQSHVGSFDGALIGNKVSIVNGETDNDNDEIENEEVLLNQGQGSI from the exons ATGCTTCTCCAACCTTCTCTTCACCACCACACCAAGGTGTCTCTCTCATCAACCCAAGCATACTCTATAATTCCCCGTTTTAATCGTCCCAAAACACTGAGTTTCCGTAAATCCCAGGTCACAGTGACATGCTCAATTTCACAAATCCATAGCTATGGCACTATGGACTATGAGAGGAGACCCGCGATCAAATGGAACGCTGTGTACAAAAGAATCTCTCTCATGGAGAAACCTGAACTGGGTGCTGCTAGTGTGTTGAACCAGTGGGAGAAAGAAGGCCAGATGCTCTCCAAATGGGAGCTTTGCAGGGTGGTCAAGGAGTTGAGGAAGTACAAACGCCACGAACATGCTCTTGAG GTGTACGAGTGGATGAACAACAGAGGTGAGAGATTTAGATTCTCTAGCAGTGATGCCGCAATTCAGTTAGACCTGATTGCCAAAGTGCATGGAGTTTCTAGTGCAGAAGATTTTTTCACTAggcttcatgattctttgaaGGATAAGAGGATATATGGGGCTCTTCTGAATGCATACGTACGGGCTACTATCCGAGAGAAGGCAGAATCTTTATTTGATGACATGAGAAGTAAAGGTTATGCCACCCACCATCTTCCATTCAATGTGATGATGACTCTGTATATGAACCTGAAGGAGCATGATAAAGTTGAATCCATAGTTTCAGAGATGATGCAGAAAAACATACAATTGGACACATATTCTTATAATATCTGGTTATCATCTTGTGGATCACAAGGATCTGCGGAAAGAATGGAACATGTATTTGAGCAGATGAAACAGGACAGGACCATTAATCCCAACTGGACAACATTCAGCACAATGGCTACCGTGTATATTAAGCTGGGACAGCTTGACAAAGCTCTGGATTGCTTAAAGAAGGTTGAAAGTAGAATCACAGGTCGAGATAGGATACCTTATCACTACCTCTTAAGTTTATATGGTAGTGTTGGCAACAAAGATGAGATTTATCGGGTGTGGAATATTTATAAAACAATTTTTCTTAGTGTTCCAAATATGGGATATCATGGAATGATTTCTTCTCTCATCAGGGTTGGGGATGCTGAGGGAGCAGAAAAGATTTATGAGGAGTGGCTGGCCGTGAAGTCAGCTTTCGACCCTAGAATCGCAAATCTACTAATGAGTTGGCACGTGAAAGATGGAAATCTGGATAGAGCTGAGAGTATTTTCAATGAAATGCTTGAAATGGGAGGAAAGCCAAACTCCATTACATGGGAAATACTTGCTGAAGGTCATACTGGAGAGAGAAGAATTTCTGAGGCTTTGTCTTGCTGGAAGGAAGCCTATGCAGCTGTAGGATCAAACAAATGGAAGGCAAAGCCTGCCAGCATTGCTGCCTTCTTCAAGCTCTGCGAGGATGAAGCTGACATGGAAAGTAAGGAGGCCTTGGTTGAATTGATGAGGCAATCACATGTTGGTTCGTTTGATGGAGCTCTCATTGGCAATAAAGTATCTATAGTGAACGGCGAAACTGATAATGACAATGATGAAATTGAGAATGAGGAGGTGCTTCTCAATCAGGGGCAGGGTAGTATTTGA
- the LOC119984709 gene encoding PRA1 family protein D-like — protein sequence MANYGATQRPHLNSTPPSDHDFDDSTGKQRKEFRFVCPFNIPSTPEAAAIRIIKNLHHFGLYYSLFVWIVLFITLIPKRKVSLIYLVIMTYVTTVYVLLIRALPSASFLHKIIGRGVVLPLIGLGTMVELILTEAGLHLLICLAATMPIVLVHAVLWVRDDVVVGVEVEVEVDGGGGGGGGGEELVAFVQKSDTPGVAGGSESMV from the coding sequence ATGGCTAACTATGGAGCCACACAAAGACCACACTTGAATTCCACACCACCGTCCGATCATGATTTCGATGACTCAACAGGAAAACAGAGGAAGGAGTTCAGGTTTGTTTGCCCCTTCAACATCCCTTCAACCCCAGAAGCTGCAGCAATCAGGATCATCAAGAACTTGCATCATTTCGGATTATACTATTCACTATTTGTATGGATTGTGCTCTTCATAACCCTGATTCCAAAGCGTAAGGTGTCTTTGATTTACTTGGTCATCATGACATATGTGACCACTGTGTATGTGCTACTGATAAGGGCACTTCCTTCGGCAAGTTTCTTACATAAGATCATTGGAAGAGGAGTTGTGTTGCCTTTGATTGGTCTTGGGACCATGGTTGAGCTCATTTTGACCGAGGCTGGCTTGCATCTTTTGATTTGTCTTGCTGCCACCATGCCTATTGTTTTGGTTCATGCAGTTTTGTGGGTTCGAGATGATGTGGTGGTgggggtggaggtggaggtggaggtggacggtggtggtggtggtggtggtggtggtgaagaaTTGGTGGCTTTTGTGCAGAAGAGTGACACTCCTGGTGTTGCTGGTGGATCTGAGTCCATGGTTTAA
- the LOC119984708 gene encoding dol-P-Man:Man(7)GlcNAc(2)-PP-Dol alpha-1,6-mannosyltransferase, which yields MANKALNFLSVYGYDLIWGSIAAFYVFTVPYTKVEESFNVQAIHDILFHRHHLDNYDHLEFPGVVPRTFIGALLVSILVSPIVLLMSFLHLPKIYGLIAARLALGCIILFTLRSFRMQVRDKFGHHVEAFFVILTSLQFHTLFYCTRTLPNILAMGAVNLAYGYWLKGRFQAALNCLIFATIIFRCDILLLLCPLGLELLLTKSISLWEAFKGCLRTALLCIGLTILVDSIMWKRTLWPEFEVLWFNSVLNRSSEWGTHSFHWYFTSALPRSLLAGYPLFVLGVLLDRRVLFYVLPVFSFVLLYSKLPHKELRFIISSVPIFNFSAAVAASRIYNNRRKRLWKFLYFTMLGLFLISLGSTTISFMASYENYPSGYALKYLHRIGCLTNSTDEYWVHIDPFSAMNGISRFCEKDSPWRYSKEEGIHLEEFRWRNFTYLINEHSNIDGFKCLFLVNGFSRAGVRLHLPFIEMSYEPKVYVHGNTNIEGIMHRNWPGCLLSFYSQ from the exons ATGGCTAACAAAGCTTTGAACTTTCTCTCTGTGTACG GCTACGACTTAATATGGGGATCGATTGCTGCCTTTTATGTCTTCACGGTACCATACACTAAGGTTGAAGAAAGCTTCAATGTTCAG GCAATCCATGATATTCTTTTTCATCGGCATCACTTGGATAAT TATGATCATCTAGAGTTCCCTGGAGTTGTTCCTCGCACTTTCATTG gtgcCCTGCTTGTATCAATTTTGGTGTCTCCTATTGTATTATTGATGAGTTTCCTGCACTTGCCAAAGATATATGGACTGATTGCAG CCAGATTGGCATTAGGTTGCATCATACTATTTACATTACGAAGTTTTCGTATGCAG GTTAGAGATAAGTTTGGACATCATGTAGAAGCTTTCTTTGTGATTTTGACTTCACTTCAGTTTCACACGCTTTTCTATTGCACGCGCACTCTTCCAAACATACTGGCTATGGGTGCAG TCAATTTGGCATATGGGTACTGGTTGAAGGGGAGATTTCAAGCGGCATTAAACTGTTTG ATTTTTGCGACAATCATCTTTAGATGTGACATACTGTTACTACTTTGCCCTCTTGGCCTGGAGCTTTTGCTG ACTAAATCAATCTCATTATGGGAAGCGTTTAAAGGGTGCCTCAGAACTGCTTTGTTGTGCATAG GTCTTACCATATTGGTTGATTCAATAATGTGGAAGAGGACGTTATGGCCTGAATTTGAAGTTTTATGGTTCAACTCTGTTCTGAATCGGAGCTCTGAGTGGGGC ACACATTCCTTTCACTGGTACTTCACATCAGCGCTTCCCCGTTCGTTGCTGGCTGGATATCCGCTCTTTGTC CTTGGGGTCTTACTCGATAGAAGGGTTCTATTCTATGTCCTTCcagttttttcctttgttttgctTTACTCTAAGCTTCCCCACAAG GAGCTCCGTTTCATCATCAGTTCAGTTCCAATCTTCAACTTCTCTGCGGCAGTTGCTGCTAGTAGGAT CTACAACAATAGGAGGAAGAGGCTTTGGAAATTTCTGTATTTCACTATGCTGGGGTTATTTCTAATCAG TCTAGGGAGCACCACCATATCATTCATGGCCTCCTATGAGAACTATCCTAGTGGTTATGCATTGAAATATTTGCATCGGATTG GCTGCCTTACTAACAGCACGGATGAATATTGGGTTCATATCGACCCATTTTCAGCAATGAATGGAATATCCCGATTTTGTGAAAAGGATTCTCCTTGGAG GTACtccaaagaagaagggattcaTCTGGAAGAATTTCGGTGGAGAAATTTTACGTATCTTATAAA TGAGCATTCCAACATTGACGGATTCAAATGTTTATTTTTGGTAAACGGCTTCTCAAGGGCTGGTGTTCGACTTCATCTTCCGTTCATCGAAATG AGTTATGAGCCCAAAGTATATGTTCATGGGAATACCAACATTGAAGGCATTATGCATAGAAACTGGCCAGGATGCCTCTTGAGTTTTTACAGTCAATGA
- the LOC119983965 gene encoding stemmadenine O-acetyltransferase-like: MVEMGVEATTREAIKPSSPTPPHLRTFKLSFLDQSSPLMYFPFVFFYPATGDQIPVEKKIAQLKDSLSKALTLFYPIAGRIKDATTIDCNDEGALYVEARVSCSLSECISPPKIELLDNFLPCEIICKEPPKELAQIAVKANIFSCGGIALGMCFFHKLIDAATFTAFVKAWATIARENCDKEVNVNNTAATIFPPNEEFSPAMAATGELASMAKEAQGRIQRFVFNASSLSTLKAKARSEQVPNPSRSGAVSGLIWKCALKAFRETSSEFQRPSLLTFSLNLRPRLKPPLPQHTVGNIILTKTTCYDPTSETISDELPRLVSLIRKTVDKVDLDYLKKLQGTEGYKEIHKSLEEEQGMYSDSRKPIIYGVASMCTMGFYEADFGWGRPIWVALGPVVKTLLKNFILQKETSSGDGIEAWVVLDKQEMEIFESDPELLTYATLNPDISS; the protein is encoded by the coding sequence ATGGTTGAGATGGGAGTTGAAGCCACTACAAGGGAAGCCATTAAACCATCTTCGCCAACACCTCCTCACCTTAGAACCTTCAAGCTCTCCTTTCTAGACCAGTCGTCTCCCTTAATGTACTTCCCATTTGTGTTCTTTTACCCTGCTACTGGTGACCAAATCCcagtagagaaaaaaattgcaCAGCTTAAAGATTCACTGTCGAAAGCTCTAACTCTCTTTTACCCAATTGCAGGAAGGATCAAAGATGCCACCACCATTGATTGTAACGATGAGGGAGCTCTGTATGTGGAAGCCAGAGTAAGTTGCTCTCTGAGTGAATGTATTAGTCCACCCAAAATTGAGTTACTAGACAACTTCCTCCCTTGTGAAATTATTTGTAAGGAGCCGCCGAAGGAGTTAGCACAGATAGCTGTTAAGGCTAACATATTTTCATGCGGTGGCATTGCGCTTGGCATGTGTTTTTTCCACAAACTCATCGATGCAGCCACTTTTACTGCATTTGTGAAAGCATGGGCTACCATTGCTCGTGAAAATTGTGATAAAGAAGTGAATGTCAATAACACAGCAGCGACAATTtttccaccaaatgaagaatttTCTCCGGCTATGGCAGCAACGGGAGAGCTAGCCTCCATGGCTAAAGAAGCCCAGGGGAGAATCCAGAGGTTTGTGTTCAATGCTTCTTCCTTATCTACTCTCAAGGCTAAGGCAAGAAGTGAGCAAGTCCCTAACCCATCTCGCTCAGGAGCTGTATCTGGGCTGATTTGGAAATGTGCCTTGAAAGCATTTAGAGAGACATCTTCAGAGTTCCAAAGACCGTCGCTACTGACATTTTCCCTCAATCTTCGACCAAGACTGAAGCCACCGCTACCACAACATACTGTTGGCAATATTATCTTAACAAAGACTACATGTTACGATCCAACAAGTGAAACAATCAGTGATGAACTACCTCGCTTGGTTAGTCTTATAAGGAAAACAGTGGACAAAGTTGATTTGGACTATTTGAAGAAACTGCAAGGCACAGAAGGTTACAAGGAGATTCACAAGTCATTAGAAGAAGAGCAAGGAATGTATTCTGACTCAAGAAAGCCAATCATTTATGGAGTTGCAAGTATGTGTACAATGGGTTTCTATGAAGCTGATTTTGGGTGGGGGAGGCCTATATGGGTTGCTCTTGGTCCAGTTGTGAAGACATTGTTGAAGAATTTTATTCTTCAGAAGGAGACAAGCTCTGGCGATGGAATAGAAGCATGGGTGGTTTTGGATAAGCAAGAAATGGAAATATTTGAGAGTGATCCAGAACTTTTGACATATGCCACTCTAAACCCAGATATATCCTCCTAG
- the LOC119984679 gene encoding probable FBD-associated F-box protein At1g32375, translated as MDSNDPETAREGRRRGDHDVDVRDKVDKLSSLPNPILHCIFSFVPTIDVVRCSLLSRRWRYFWTSMPFLDIDHCYFWSPHIKFGNQLEFGVKFTNFVTSVLMFRDGSDIQRFRLSSFIYCSKWVDMWVTVLMSHNVKELDLTVCPEESMVLPQCLADSDHLETLKLNLFNHVLVMPRPMMGRFSKLSSLHLISVRFPDSNSARMLFLRCKLLEHLVLDRCIYENMRVLIIRAINLKTLTIDNVGMGNDDSTKTGLKIFAPNLLSLKVMGPKAWDYDLQDTASLTDVCVQLFIGFKTRREGGISCPMYKLFTGFHSTKFMKLHIDLLQFYLPKINAPDCFPAPFQNLEFVKLYTGADKRNLEFILHLLQHSPMLETLAIDFKECDRNNRWESEDKAVACLMYCLKTIEIGNFEGQENILELIRFLLRNGCLLEKMTITWSLNVEKPMEIIENGLAIMAFPKASSDVSITFL; from the exons ATGGACTCAAACGACCCTGAGACTGCTCGAGAAGGACGTAGGAGGGGAGACCATGACGTTGATGTGAGAGACAAGGTTGATAAGCTCAGTAGTCTGCCCAACCCAATTCTTCATTGTATCTTCTCGTTTGTTCCCACCATCGACGTTGTCAGGTGCAGCCTGCTATCGAGGAGATGGAGGTATTTTTGGACCTCAATGCCTTTCTTAGATATTGACCACTGCTACTTTTGGTCACCCCATATCAAGTTTGGAAACCAATTGGAGTTTGGAGTGAAATTTACAAACTTTGTGACATCTGTATTAATGTTCAGAGATGGTAGTGATATTCAGAGGTTTCGATTGTCGAGTTTTATCTATTGCAGTAAGTGGGTCGACATGTGGGTTACTGTTCTAATGAGTCACAATGTTAAGGAGCTTGATTTGACTGTTTGCCCTGAGGAATCAATGGTGTTACCTCAGTGCCTTGCGGATTCTGATCATTTGGAAACGTTGAAGTTGAATTTATTCAATCATGTTCTTGTAATGCCTAGACCGATGATGGGTCGTTTTAGTAAGCTCAGTTCATTGCATCTTATATCCGTTAGATTTCCTGATAGTAATTCGGCACGTATGCTTTTCTTGAGGTGCAAGCTTCTTGAGCATTTGGTACTGGATAGGTGCATCTATGAAAATATGAGAGTGCTCATTATACGTGCAATCAATCTGAAGACTTTAACTATTGACAATGTTGGAATGGGCAATGATGACTCGACAAAAACTGGACTCAAGATTTTCGCACCCAATCTCCTTTCACTCAAGGTGATGGGTCCTAAGGCGTGGGATTATGATTTACAAGACACAGCCTCCTTAACCGATGTGTGTGTTCAGTTATTCATTGGCTTCAAGACTAGACGGGAGGGAGGCATTAGTTGCCCAATGTATAAACTCTTCACCGGCTTCCATAGCACAAAATTTATGAAGCTACATATTGATTTATTGCAG TTTTATCTCCCAAAGATTAATGCACCAGATTGTTTCCCTGCTCCATTTCAAAATCTGGAGTTCGTAAAGCTTTACACTGGAGCAGATAAACGCAACCTGGAATTTATATTGCATTTGCTTCAGCACTCTCCAATGTTAGAGACCCTTGCAATCGATTTCAAG GAATGTGATAGGAATAATCGCTGGGAATCAGAGGACAAGGCTGTTGCATGTTTGATGTATTGTCTCAAAACCATTGAGATAGGCAACTTTGAAGGGCAAGAAAACATCCTTGAGTTGATAAGGTTTTTGTTAAGGAATGGGTGCTTGCTTGAAAAGATGACAATTACTTGGTCCTTGAATGTGGAGAAACCGATGGAAATAATCGAAAATGGGTTGGCAATAATGGCGTTTCCAAAAGCCTCTTCAGATGTTTCCATAACATTTCTTTAG